The DNA segment AACCGTCGCGTCCGTTCCGTAGGCGAACTCCTGCAAAACCAAGTCCGCGTTGGCTTAAACCGTCTAGAACGGATTATCCGCGAACGGATGACCGTTTCCGACGCCGAACATCTCACCCCCACCTCCCTGGTTAACCCCAAACCCTTAGTAGCAGCCATTAAGGAATTCTTTGGTTCATCGCAACTGTCCCAGTTCATGGATCAAACCAACCCCTTAGCGGAATTAACCCACAAACGCCGCCTCTCAGCCCTAGGACCGGGCGGTCTCACGCGGGAACGGGCCGGGTTTGCCGTCCGCGACATTCACCCCTCCCACTACGGGCGGATTTGTCCGATTGAAACCCCTGAAGGACCTAACGCCGGGTTAATTGGTTCCTTGGCAACTCATGCCCGCGTTAACCAGTATGGGTTTATCGAAACCCCATTTTATCCGGTGGAAACGGGTCGCGTTCTGCGCGATCGCCTTCCCGCCTACATGACCGCAGACGAAGAAGACGACCTGCGCGTTGCCCCTGGCGACATCCCCACCGACGAAGCGGGGAAAATCTTGGGCGACATCATCCCCGTTCGCTACCGTCAGGAATTCACCACTACCAGCCCCGACCAAGTGGACTATGTGGCAGTTTCCCCGGTACAAATTATCTCCGTTGCCACCTCCTTGATCCCCTTCCTGGAGCATGACGACGCTAACCGGGCGCTGATGGGTTCTAACATGCAACGTCAAGCCGTTCCCCTGCTCAAGCCCGAACGCCCCCTCGTGGGAACCGGACTAGAGGCCCAAGCAGCCAGAGACTCCGGGATGGTGATTATCTCTAAATACGACGGCGAAGTCACCTACGTGGATGCGACGCAAATTCGCGTCAGAACGGCACGCAAAGACGACGAAACCCCCTCAGCCGCCCCGGAAGAAATCGCTTATGAAGTCCAGAAGTATCAGCGCTCAAACCAAGATACCTGCTTGAACCAACGCCCCATTGTTCGCGTTGGCGACAAAGTGAAATCGGGTCAAGTGCTGGCGGATGGTTCGGCGACTGAAGGCGGAGAACTCGCCCTCGGCCAAAACATCCTGGTCGCCTATATGCCTTGGGAAGGCTACAACTACGAAGACGCGATTTTGATTTCCGAACGGTTGGTGTATGACGATATCTACACCTCCATTCACATCGAGAAGTACGAAATCGAAGCGCGTCAAACCAAACTCGGCCCTGAAGAAATTACCCGCGAAATTCCCAACGTCGGGGAAGACGCCTTGCGACAACTCGATGAAGATGGCATTATCCGCATCGGGGCTTGGGTAGAAGCGGGCGACATCTTGGTGGGGAAAGTCACCCCTAAAGGTGAATCGGATCAGCCCCCAGAAGAAAAACTCCTGCGAGCCATCTTCGGGGAAAAAGCCAGAGACGTGCGCGATAACAGCTTGCGCGTTCCCAACGGCGAAAAAGGTCGCGTTGTTGACGTGCGGGTGTTTACTCGCGAACAAGGCGACGAACTGCCCCCCGGTGCCAACATGGTCGTCCGCGTCTATGTGGCTCAGAAGCGGAAAATCCAAGTTGGGGATAAAATGGCGGGTCGCCACGGTAATAAGGGGATTATCTCTCGGATTCTGCCGATTGAAGATATGCCTTACTTACCCGATGGCAGACCTGTGGATATCGTCCTCAACCCCCTGGGCGTCCCTTCGCGGATGAACGTCGGTCAAGTCTTTGAATGTCTCTTGGGCTGGGCGGGCGAAAATCTGGAAAAACGCTTTAAGGTGGTGCCGTTTGATGAAATGCACGGCGACCAAATGTCCCGCGAAACCGTGCATGGCAAGCTTCAAGAGGCTGCTGATGAAACGGGTTATGACTGGTTATTTAACTCCGATCATCCCGGTAAAACCCAAGTGTTTGACGGCCGCACGGGGGAACCCTTCGATCGACCCGTAACCGTGGGTAAAGCTTATATGCTGAAACTGGTTCACTTGGTTGACGATAAGATTCACGCCCGTTCCACTGGTCCTTACTCGCTGGTTACGCAGCAACCCTTGGGCGGTAAAGCCCAACAAGGCGGACAGCGCTTTGGAGAAATGGAAGTTTGGGCCCTAGAAGCGTTTGGGGCAGCTTATACCCTGCAAGAGTTATTGACGGTGAAATCCGACGATATGCAAGGACGCAACGAAGCCTTAAATGCCATTGTTAAAGGGAAGGCGATTCCCCGTCCGGGAACGCCCGAATCCTTTAAGGTGTTGATGCGCGAATTGCAGTCGCTGTGTCTGGATATTGCCGTTCATAAGGTGGAAACGCGGGAAGATGGTACCGCCGGAGATGTGGAAGTCGATTTGATGGCTGACGTGAACTCTCGGCGATCGCCAAACCGTCCCACCTACGAATCCATTACCCCAGAAGAGTTAGGCGTCGAAGACGAAGACTAAGCGCATGACAACCTCAAGGGGGATAATAACTCCCCCTTGCCTCTACCCGTTTGCTCATTGACGACCGCCCGCGCCTAAGTCTCCTTTCCTTTGAGTCAGAGCGTTCCCCAACAGCAAGAGTGAATTGAGAATTTCCATGAGAAATCAGCTAGAACAGCGTTTCGACTATGTAAAAATTGGTATTGCCTCTCCGGAGCGAATTCGGCAGTGGGGAGAAAGAACCCTTCCCAACGGTACGGTTGTGGGAGAAGTGACTAAACCGGAAACCATTAACTACCGGACTTTAAAGCCGGAAATGGACGGTTTATTTTGCGAACGCATCTTTGGCCCGGCGAAAGATTGGGAATGCCATTGCGGCAAGTATAAGCGGGTCAGACACCGAGGAATTGTCTGCGAACGCTGCGGCGTTGAAGTCACTGAATCGCGGGTGCGGCGTCACCGCATGGGCTATATTAAGCTGGCCGCACCTGTCACCCATGTTTGGTACCTCAAAGGCATTCCAAGTTATATGTCGATTCTGCTAGATATGCCCCTGCGGGATGTCGAGCAAATCGTATACTTTAACGCCTATGTGGTCTTGAATCCGGGCAATGTCTCGGATCTAAGCTACAAGCAACTGCTCAACGAAGACCAATGGATGGAAATTGAGGATCAGCTTTATAGCGAAGATTCTCAAATGGAAGGGGTCGAAGTTGGCATTGGTGCTGAAGCGTTAGAACGCCTGCTGGCCGATATTAATTTAGAGGAAGAAGCAGAAAAGCTACGCGAAGAAATCGGCACGGCAAAAGGACAGAAACGCGCCAAGTTGATCAAACGCTTGCGCGTAATCGACAACTTTGTGGCCACAGGTGCGAAACCGGAATGGATGGTGCTGAATGTTCTGCCCGTCATTCCCCCCGACTTGCGCCCAATGGTACAGCTTGATGGCGGTCGGTTTGCCACTAGCGACTTAAATGACCTCTACCGTCGCGTTATTAACCGGAATAATCGTCTGGCCCGACTTCAGGAAATTCTCGCCCCCGAAATTATCGTCCGCAACGAAAAGCGGATGCTGCAAGAAGCCGTTGATGCTTTGATTGATAACGGTCGTCGGGGCCGAACTGTGGTGGGGGCAAACAACCGCCCGCTGAAGTCGCTCTCCGATATTATCGAAGGGAAGCAAGGTCGTTTCCGGCAAAACCTGCTCGGAAAACGGGTAGACTACTCCGGTCGTTCAGTAATTGTCGTGGGGCCAAAGCTGAAAATTCATCAGTGCGGTTTGCCTCGCGAAATGGCGATTGAACTGTTTCAGCCGTTTGTGATTCATCGCTTAATCCGTCAAGGATTGGTCAATAATATCAAGGCCGCCAAGAAGTTAATTCAACGGGGCGATTCGAGCGTCTGGGATGTTCTAGAAGAGGTCATTGAAGGACACCCCGTGATGCTGAACCGCGCGCCGACGCTTCACCGTTTGGGGATTCAAGCGTTTGAACCCATTCTGGTAGAAGGCCGTGCGATTCAATTGCATCCCCTAGTTTGTCCGGCATTTAACGCGGACTTCGACGGCGACCAAATGGCGGTTCACGTTCCCTTATCGCTAGAAGCCCAGGCCGAAGCGAGATTGCTGATGTTGGCCTCGAATAATATTCTGTCTCCGGCAACCGGGCGACCGATTGTTATGCCAAGCCAAGATATGGTTTTGGGCTGTTATTACTTGACCGCAGAAAACCAGAAGGCAGAAAGAGGGATTAATCGCTATTTTGCCTCGCTAGATGATGCGATCGTGGCTTACGAACAGCAACAAGTGGATTTACACGCCTATATCTGGGTGCGCTTTGATGGTCAGGTTGAATCGGATGAGGCGGATTTGAACCCTTTACAAACCGAAGAGTTAGGCGATGGGACGGTGACAAAAATCTATAAATACCGTCGCCGTCGCGAAGATGCAGAGGGAAATTTAATTTCTCAGTATATTCGGACAACGCCTGGACGGATTATTTTCAACAAGACGATTCAAGACGCCCTTGCCTAACCGGGCAAGCGATGGGTAAGGCAACCGACCGATTAATTTAGGGGGTTGCCTCCAGAATCGCTCTTTTCTGCAACCGGATGGCGATTCGACCAGAGCGATCCTTTCAGGAATCGAGCTGAACAACTCGTCGTCGCTCATCCTTGAATCGTCAAGCAGCCCCAAGCGCAGCAGGCTGCAAGGGTACCTATAGATCGAGCGCGCTTCCCAAGAGTGCCAATTGACAACGGATTACAGACAAATGACAGATAAACTGATTTTTCGGAATCGGGTCGTTGATAAAGGTCAACTGAAGAAGCTAATCGCCTGGGCTTTTACCCATTATGGAACGGCACGGACTGCCCAAATGGCAGACGACCTCAAAGAGTTGGGTTTCCACTATGCAACGAGAGCCGGCGTTTCGATTAGCGTTGATGACTTGCAGGTGCCGCCGTCTAAACGGCAGTTGCTAGAAGCGGCTGAAGCTCAAATTCGGACAACAGAAGCGCGGTATACGCGAGGCGAAATTACTGAGGTTGAGCGGTTCCAACGGGTTATTGATACTTGGAATAGTACCAGCGAAGCGCTCAAAGATGAAGTGGTGCGCTATTTCCGGGCAACCGATCCGCTGAACTCTGTGTACATGATGGCATTTTCTGGGGCGCGAGGCAATATTTCCCAGGTGCGGCAGTTGGTGGGGATGCGCGGCTTGATGGCTGACCCTCAAGGGGAAATTATTGACTTACCGATTAAGACGAATTTCCGGGAAGGGCTAACCGTTACGGAGTATATTATTTCTTCTTACGGGGCCCGCAAGGGGTTGGTCGATACGGCGCTGAGAACGGCGGATTCGGGTTACTTGACGCGGCGTTTGGTGGATGTTTCCCAGGATGTGATTATTCGGGAAATTGACTGCGGGACAACGCGCGGAATTCCGGTACAGCCGATGCGCGATGGCGATCGCGTTTTGATTCCCCTCAAAGACCGCCTGTTAGGTCGCGTTTTAGCTGAAGATGCCATCGATCCGCGCACGGGCGAAGTTTTGAGCGCTGAGATTGATGGAGTGACAGTCGTTGCCAGACGCAATCAAGATATTTGCGATGAGTTGGCGATCGCGATTGGTCAAGCGGGGATTGAGCAAGTGATGGTGCGATCGCCCCTGACTTGCGAAGCCGCGCGTTCGGTCTGCCAGCACTGCTATGGCTGGAGTTTGGCTCACGCCAAGATGGTTGATTTAGGCGAAGCCGTCGGCATTATCGCCGCTCAATCGATTGGCGAACCCGGTACCCAGCTCACCATGCGGACGTTCCACACGGGAGGCGTTTTCGCCGGGGCCGCGCGGCAAATCCTCGCCCCCTGTAATGGCACCATTCGCTTTGAAAAACTGAAAACTCGCAAAGTCCGCAACGTGCGCGGCGAGGAAGAATTATTTGTCGATTCGGCAGGGGCCAAGCTGATCTTGATGGTGAGCGAATCCTCTGGAACCGCTACCACTAAAGGCGCAAGCGATCCCGCCGACGGCAAACTCTCCACCGTGAACCGCCACGAAATTCCCATCCCAATGGGGGCAACCCTGCTCGTCAAAGATGGTAGCGAAGTCACCGCCGGTCAATTGCTCGTCAACGTGCCGTCCTCTAGCCGGAACGTACAGCGGAGTACCGAAAAAGCGACGAAAGACGTGGCCACAGACTTGGCTGGAGAAGTCCAATTTGCGGATATTCTGCCAGAAGAAAAACGCGATCGCCAAGGCAACACCACCCGGATTGCACGCGGCGGCGGCTTGATCTGGATTCTCTCTGGGGAAGTCTACAACCTGCCCCCAGGAGCCGAACCCGTCGTTAAAAACGGCTCAAAAGTAGAAACCAACTCCGTTATAGCTGAGACCAACATCCGTACCGAACACGGTGGGATTGTCCGTCTGTTAGGAGAACCCGAACCCGGTAAGAGCGGCCGCGAAATCGAAATTATCACCGCTAGCGTTCTGCTCGATCAAGCCCGCGTTGAAGTTAGCTCCACCCAAGGCAAAGAGCAATACATTATTGTCTCCTCTGACAATCAGCGCTTCTCCTTAAAAGCCACTCCCGGCACCAAAGTCACCAACAACCAAGTGGTGGCGGAACTGATTGACGATACCTACCGCACCAGCACGGGCGGCATCATCAAATATGCCGGAGTAGAAGCCAAACGCGGCAAAGCCAAACAGGGTTATGAAGTTACCCAAGGCGGTACCCTGCTGTGGATTCCCGAAGAAAGCCACGAAGTTAACAAGGACATCTCCTTGTTGATGGTAGAAGACGGGCAATTTGTCGAAGCCGGAACCGAAGTGGTGAAAGACATCTTCTGCCAAAGCAGCGGCGTTGTTGAAGTAACCCAGAAAAACGATATTCTTCGGGAAATCGTGATCAAACCGGGCGACCTGCACATGATCGAACCGGGCGATCAAAACATTCCCAAGGAAGAAAGCATCATTCATCCAGGTGAAGAAGTCCTCAGCGGCATTACCTTCAACGAACTGCGCTACGTGGAATCGGTCGAAACCCCAGAAGGCCCGGCCATCCTCTTCCGACCCGTCACGGAGTTCCACGTTCCCGACGAACCGAGCGTTCCTTCTCAAGAATCGTCTCAAGACAACGGCGGTTTAATTCGCCTGCGATCCGTTCAGCGCCTCTCTTATAAAGATGGCGAGCGCGTCAAATCCGTAGAAGGGTTAGAACTCCTACGGACGCAACTGGTTCTAGAACTCGATAAAACGGCTTTAAACGAAACCGGAGAAGGAGAGACAGAACGGGCGGTTCCAGCAACCACCAAAGAGTCTCGCTCCTCCATCGACTTAGCCGCAGACATTGAACTGATTCCCGATCCAGACGATCCGGACAGCCGTCGCTTGCAGTTGGTGATTTTAGAATCGCTGATTATTCGTCGCGATGTCGCTGCTGACCCCACCCAAGGCAGCACCAACACCCGCCTGCTGGTCAGCGATGGCGAACAAATCGATCCGGGTGCTGTGGTTGCTCGTACCGAAATCCTGTGTAAGGAAGCGGGCGAAGTGCGCGGGATTAAAGAAGGGGGCGAAGCCGTTCGTCGGGTTCTGATCGTTCGCAGCGCCGATTTGATTACCATTGACACCCAAGGCAACAAACCGACGGCCAACAAGGGCGACCTATTAGTCGCTGGCTTAAATGAAGTGGCACCAGGCGTTAGCCTATCGGAATCCGGTCTAGTGGTGAAGGTTGAAGACAACCAAGTGACGCTGCGGATTGCACGTCCTTACCGCGTGTCGCCTGGAGCCATCCTACATATTGATGATGGCGACTTGGTACAGCGGGGCGATAACCTGGTGTTGCTGGTGTTTGAACGGGCGAAAACCGGGGACATCATCCAAGGTTTGCCTCGGATTGAAGAACTGCTAGAAGCTCGCAAACCCAAGGAAGCTTGCGTTTTGGCAGAGCGTCCGGGGGTTGCTCAAGTCATCTACAGCGAAGACGAAAGCGTCTCGGTGAAGGTGATGGAAGAAGACGGGACGCTGACCGATTATCCGCTAACACCGGGACAAAATGCGATCTTGCTCGATGGGTCGCAAGTGGCGGCGGCACAACCGCTATCGGATGGCCCAGCAAACCCGCACCAAATTCTGGAAGTCTTCTTCCGCCTGCATCACTCAATGGGCCAAAGCGACCATGAGGCAGCCTTAGCCGGGTTGCAACAGGTGCAAACCTTCTTGGTTAACGAGGTGCAATCGGTTTATCAATCGCAAGGGATTGATATTTCCGATAAACACATTGAGGTGATTGTCCGCCAGATGACTTCTAAGGCGCGGGTGGATGATGGGGGCGATACCACGATGCTTCCGGGCGAACTAGTGGAACTCTACCAGGTTCAGCAGGTGAATGAAGCAATGGCGATTACTGGAGGTGCGCCTGCCAGTTACGAACCCGTGCTGTTAGGGATTACGAAGGCGTCCTTGAATACGGATAGCTTTATCTCGGCGGCGAGTTTCCAAGAAACAACGCGGGTACTGACGGAAGCGGCAATTGAAGGTAAGTCGGATTGGTTGCGCGGTCTGAAGGAAAACGTGATCATCGGACGCTTGATTCCTGCGGGAACGGGCTTCAATGCTTACGAAGAACCGGCTCCAACGCTGGATGATATGGGTGGGGATTATCCCGGCTTTAATGAGTATGAGGACGATCTCAAGGATGTAGTGCTTGACGATCGCACCGCTCGTTCCTATCGTCTAGATGGCGGTTTCGATAACTTCGCACGCGGCCCGGTTAATGAGGGTGAATCCTTTGGTCGCGGTCGTCGGGGCGATTCGTTCTTGGATGATGATGACCTGATGATTGATGATGGTGTCGATGAGGATGATTTAGAATAATCGTCTTCAAACTAGAAAAGTCCCCAGAAGATAAAATTCTGGGGCTTTTCTCAAAACAAAGCGTACCTCTTCTTATCGAATGGGTACGCTTTTTTATAAACCCAAAATCGAGTTTATAGCTGTACTCAGTAAGGTTAGGACAGACTGAACTGTTCAAAACCATGAGACTCACTCGGTTTTAACTCAGCACTCAGCACTCAGCACTCAGCACTTTGCTATAACAGGTCGATAGGTGGGTTGAGGAATCGGTTTACCTTGCGATCGCGCTGTTTCTAGCCATATCTGTTTGGCGATTTCTAATTCTTGGAGAGCTTGAATAGGGGTTTCACCAAAGGCAGAACAAAATCGCAAATCGGGGATATCGGCGATGTATCCTTCATCATCTTCGCTGTAGAAAATATTGATGTGGTAATCCTTCATACATCTTCCTCTAAACCTAAGTTGTTGATTTCGACCAAGGTTAAAAATTGCCGGACTTGATAGGATTTAGCGTTACCTTTAACGCTCTGAATGTTAACCCGTTCAGGAATGTCTGGATGAGTAAAAATATGGTGACTGCCATTGACACGGGCTAGGGTAAAGCCAAATGCTTCGACTAAAGCTCACCATATCTTTGAAGCTAACATTTTTGGGATTGTTCAGAACTTGCTGTAACAGTTTTTGCTTTTTACTCATCCGCCTTTGCCAAACGAACGGTTAGGCGATACTGGCGAGGAATTCAACTAACTGCTGAATTTGGCTGGTAGTATTCATTTCCGTAACGCAGATGAGGAGATCGCGATCGCGATCCTTCTCCCAACGCGATAAAGGAACGCCTGGGTAAATTCCCTGCGCCACCCCTCGGTTAACCACTTCTTGAGCCGAGATGGGACATTGAATCACAAACTCATGGAAAAAGGGCGCGTTATAGAGGAGTTTATAACCCGGAAGTTTAGCAATTTCGCTTTGGGCTTGATGGGCGAGTTGGACGCTGCTAGTGGCAATTTGGCGCAAACCATCAGGGCCTAAAAGCGCCATGTAGACTGAAGCAGCAGCAGCCATTAAAGACTGGTTGGTACAGACATTGCTCGTCGCTTTTTCTCGGCGAATGTGTTGTTCGCGCGTTTGTAGGGTTAGCGTATACACCTGTTGTCCCCGCGCATCTTGAGTAATACTCACTAGGCGTCCTGGTACTTGGCGAATAAACTCAGATTTAGTCGCTAAAATCCCTAAATGGGGACCCCCAAAGGAGGGAGGCGTTCCCAAACAATGGGCTTCACCTGCAACAATATCCGCGCCCCCGTCTCCAGGCGTTTTCAACAGCGCATAGGCGGTTGGATCGGTGACGACGACAATTAATAAAGCCCCGGCTTCGTGAACGATGGGCGCGATCGCTCCTAGATCCTCAATAATGCCGTAGAAGTTGGGACATTGCACCACAACAGCCGCACATTCTGAGGTGAGTTGAGCCTTGAGAACCTCCAGATCGAGTTTTCCAGAAGTTTCTAGGGGAAGCGGGGCGGTTGTCACTTCCAAGCCTTTGAGATAAGTGTCCAGCAACTCCTGATATTCTGGGTGCAGGCTGCCCGCAATTAACAGGTGCGATCGCTTTTTCTGCAAGCGCAAGGCCATCAACACTGCCTCCGCCGTGGCACTCGCGCCATCATATAGCGACGCATTCGCCACAGGTAGCCCCGTTAACCGTGCAATTCCAGTTTGAAACTCAAAAATGGTCTGAAGCGTTCCTTGTGCTGCTTCTGGCTGATAAGGCGTGTAACTGGTGAGGAATTCGCCCCGACTCACCAGCGCCCAAACTGCGGCAGGAATAAAGTGACGATAGCAACCTGCTCCTAAAAAGGCGCTAGCGCTATCCAAATGGCGATTGCGATCGGCTAGAGTTTGTAGCAGTTGGCGCACTTCTAACTCAGATTTGCCCTCTGGTAGGTCAAACTCAACCTCTTGCAACCCTTGGGGGATAACTTTCAATAAATCGCCAATCGATTCAACGCCAATTTCTTGAAGAAGTTGCTGGCGACTTTCAGCAGTATGCGGACTATAGCGGGCCACAGATGAAACTCCTGCGATTGCAACTAATTAATATTTTGTAATATTTTTCAGGTTGTGGGGGTTGCGCTTCTGCCTAGACGAGCCACAAAAGACGCGAGTGCTTGAGCTATTCCCCTTCTACCAAAGCGCGATAATCAGCCGCCGCCATCGCCTCATCAAGTTCATCGGGATCGGTGATTCGCAGTTTTAGCAACCAGCCTTCCCCATAAGGATCGTCCGCCAACTGTTCTGGATCTTCAACCAAAGCATCATTGCGTTCTACAACCGTTCCAGAAATCGGCGCATACATATCTTCAACCGCCTTCACAGACTCAATACTGCCAAAGCTTGTCCCTTTTTCCAGCGCGTCGCCGACTTCGGGCAATTCCAGAAACACAATATCGCCCAATTGATCCACCGCAAACGCACTAATGCCAATGGTGGCAATTTCGCCATCGAGTCGGACATACTCGTGGCTATCTAAATACTTAAGGTCATCAGGATATTCAAGACCCATTATTTTTCCTCAGACTGACAATCGGCGAACTTAAACAGCCATTAAGTGTACAACCAACCTAAAGCAATTGGTTGGAGTGTTGAGTTTTATTGGGTATTCGCTTTATAGAAGGGTTTTTTGACCACTTCGGCGGAATGAACTTTACCCCGAATTTCAACACCTAACTGCTGTCCCACTTTAGCGAGGTGAGTTGGCACATAGGCTAAAGCAATGGGATAGCCTAGCGTCGGCGAGAGAGTCCCGCTCGTGACTTCGCCTACCATATTGCCATCTAACATCACCGGATAGCCGTGACGGGCAATATAACGCCCCTGCATTTGTAACCCGACTAGGCGGGTAGGAATTCCCTCGGCTTTTTGCTGTTCTAAAATCGGGCGTCCCATAAAGTCGCCTTTGCTGTCTAGATGCACCAGCCACCCTAAGCCAGCTTCTAAGGGAGTTACGTTCTGTTCGATATCCTGTCCGTATAAAGCCATTGCGGCTTCTAGACGCAGGGTATCTCTTGCCCCTAAACCACAAGGGGTAACGCCAGCATCGCTGAGTTTTTGCCACAGTTCAATGGCGGCTGCGGGTGGAAGCATGACCTCAAATCCATCTTCGCCCGTGTAACCCGTGCGGGCAATAAAGGCGGGTTGACCAAAGACGGTACTTTCTAGATGCTCGAAGCGCTTGAGGGAAGATAAGTTAGCTTCAACATCGGGTTGAAAATAGCGTTCGGCTTGGGGTCCTTGAATGGCAATTAAGGCTTGTTCTTTGGAAACATCCTCAAGCACAATTAAATCGGGATTGAGGTTTGCCACTAGCCATGCCTTATCGCGAACGCGGGTGGCTGCATTCACAATCATCGTTCCCCGCTGTTCGCCCGTGTTGGGGTCTTGCCCTTGATGGTAGTAGATGATGTCGTCTAGGATGCCGCCTTCGGGGTTGAGTAAAACGGTATATTGCGCTTGTCCGGGTTGCAGGCGGCTTAAATCTGAGGGAACCAGCGTTTGCAGTTGTTCAACGACTTGGGCACCTGTAAAGCGGAACTTGCCCATGTGGGAAATATCAAACATCCCCGCCTGGGTGCGTACCGCTTCGTGTTCTTTGGTGATGCCGCTAAATTGCACGGGCATTTCCCAACCCGCAAATTCGGTCATCCGGGCTTTTTGCGCGAGACAAAGTTGATAGAGGGGGGTTTGAGAAATGGGGGGGGAGTCGATATGCTCAGGCAACTGAGTCACGATGATTGATCCTCACAATTCGATGTATATCTCAAAATCCCATTGCTTCGGCAACCGATGCCAAGGTTGGCTCGATTCCGGGTTTAAATTGATTATTGCTGTGTTTAATGGCGGTGTCGGGGTCTTTAAGACCGTTTCCGGTGAGGACGCACACGACGGTTGCGCCTGTGGGAACTTGGTCTTTGACTTTGAGCAAACCGGCTACTGAGGCAGCGCTAGCAGGTTCGCAGAAGACGCCTTCACTGGCCGCGAGGAGGCGATAGGCGTCGAGGATTTCATCGTCGGTGACGGCGTTAAATTGCCCAAGGCTGGCTTGTTGGGCTGCGATCGCTTTCTCCCAACTCGCCGGGTTGCCGATCCGAATGGCGGTGGCGAGGGTTTCGGGGTGAGCCACGGGTTGACCCAAAACAATCGGCGCAGCACCTGCCGCTTGAAATCCCATCATCTTCGGGAGCTTAGAACATTTCTGTTCTTGATGATACTGACAGAATCCCATCCAGTAAGCGGTGATATTGCCCGCATTGCCTACGGGGATACACAACCAGTCTGGAGCATCGCCTAGGGCGTCTACAACCTCAAATGCGGCGGTTTTTTGACCTTCGAGACGGTAGGGGTTAACGGAGTTGACGAGGGCGATGGGATAGTTATCCGAGAGTTCGCGGACAATTTCTAAGGCTTGGTCAAAATTGCCTTTAATGGCTAACACTTCCGCGCCGTAGAGGAGGGCTTGGGCGAGTTTGCCGAGGGCGACGTAACCATCGGGAATCAGCACAAAAGCTTTCATTCCGCCCCGTTTGGCATAGGCGGCGGCGGCGGCTGAAGTGTTCCCCGTGCTGGCACAGATAACGGCATTGGCTCCGGCTTCCTTGGCTTTGGTGACAGCCATCGTCATGCCTCGGTCTTTAAAGCTGCCTGTGGGGTTGAGTCCGTCGTATTTAACGTAGACTTTAACTTGGCGACCGATGCGATCGCTAATCGCAGGGGCTGGAATTAACGGAGTATTGCCTTCAAGTAACGTCACAACCGGGGTGGCTTCAGTGACAGGCAAATAGGGGCGATAGGCTTCAATTAGACCGGGCCAAATGGGTCGCATTGCGGAAGCTTGAGCAGTATGGGCGTTATCTGACAGCGTAAAAGTCACTTCAGGTCTATTACAAACAAAGTCTTTGAATCAACAATAGTTTAGCGCTATTGCTGGAGCGTGCGATCGCGTTTTCCTAAAA comes from the Desertifilum tharense IPPAS B-1220 genome and includes:
- the gcvT gene encoding glycine cleavage system aminomethyltransferase GcvT, with translation MTQLPEHIDSPPISQTPLYQLCLAQKARMTEFAGWEMPVQFSGITKEHEAVRTQAGMFDISHMGKFRFTGAQVVEQLQTLVPSDLSRLQPGQAQYTVLLNPEGGILDDIIYYHQGQDPNTGEQRGTMIVNAATRVRDKAWLVANLNPDLIVLEDVSKEQALIAIQGPQAERYFQPDVEANLSSLKRFEHLESTVFGQPAFIARTGYTGEDGFEVMLPPAAAIELWQKLSDAGVTPCGLGARDTLRLEAAMALYGQDIEQNVTPLEAGLGWLVHLDSKGDFMGRPILEQQKAEGIPTRLVGLQMQGRYIARHGYPVMLDGNMVGEVTSGTLSPTLGYPIALAYVPTHLAKVGQQLGVEIRGKVHSAEVVKKPFYKANTQ
- the thrC gene encoding threonine synthase, which produces MRPIWPGLIEAYRPYLPVTEATPVVTLLEGNTPLIPAPAISDRIGRQVKVYVKYDGLNPTGSFKDRGMTMAVTKAKEAGANAVICASTGNTSAAAAAYAKRGGMKAFVLIPDGYVALGKLAQALLYGAEVLAIKGNFDQALEIVRELSDNYPIALVNSVNPYRLEGQKTAAFEVVDALGDAPDWLCIPVGNAGNITAYWMGFCQYHQEQKCSKLPKMMGFQAAGAAPIVLGQPVAHPETLATAIRIGNPASWEKAIAAQQASLGQFNAVTDDEILDAYRLLAASEGVFCEPASAASVAGLLKVKDQVPTGATVVCVLTGNGLKDPDTAIKHSNNQFKPGIEPTLASVAEAMGF